The nucleotide window TCCGTCTCGGACCGCGGGGTCGCGGAGTTGGTGCGCGGCGGCCTCACCGCGGAGGTCAGGGTCCGCGGACGCACGGTCGCCGTCGCGGGAGCGGACGCGCGTCCCGGCCCGCTCTCGCACCGCCTCGGCGTCGCTCCGGCAGAGCTGCGGCTCGCGGGAGTCGTCGGTGCGGGCTACGGCGGCCTCTCGGCGGCGGTGCGTGGGACGCAGCGACTGTTCGGCTGATCGACTCGGTGGCTGATCGGTTCGGTTACCGACCGGCGTCGCCGCTCGCGAGTGGATCGAGACAGCGAAAACGCCGCGCCGCCCCGAGGGGGGTCGGGGCGGAGCGGCTGGGGGCCCGTCACATGACAAGCGGTCGCGGCACGGGTCGTCGGGCCAGAGGCGATTCTGCGCTT belongs to Halorubrum sp. DM2 and includes:
- a CDS encoding peptide ABC transporter ATP-binding protein — protein: MNGSDAGRRLSVETEDLTLSVDGVDAAVHATDRRIFVEVERVRDALRVARRLPDDSVSDRGVAELVRGGLTAEVRVRGRTVAVAGADARPGPLSHRLGVAPAELRLAGVVGAGYGGLSAAVRGTQRLFG